Proteins from a genomic interval of Ficedula albicollis isolate OC2 chromosome 9, FicAlb1.5, whole genome shotgun sequence:
- the NMUR1 gene encoding neuromedin-U receptor 1 gives MNPYVNCSSSEFPLPQQDFPVEPISPDLSNRTHPETLFDPKDANLTEEQLRDKYLGPRRSNFFVPVCVIYLLIFLVGAVGNTLTCIVILRHRFMRTPTNYYLFSLAVSDLLVLLLGMPLELYDMWSNYPFLLGASGCYFKTLLFEAVCFASILNVTALSVERYIAVVHPLKAKYVVTRNHAKRVIVTIWVLSVICSIPNTSLHGLQPLYVPGRGRVPDSEICTLVKPRLTYNLIIQVTTIIFFFLPMGTISILYLLIGLQLKKEKMLEALGAKSGSSHNCHNTQGQKKVKRRQVTKMLFVLVVVFGICWAPFHTDRLVWSFVSTWTSSMLHMFQYVHIISGVFFYLSSAANPILYNLLSTRFREAFREALCRPGRGSPWARRSSRSVTRSASRSTECEPAPSCALPLAARDCELGDEHGGQAVSLC, from the exons ATGAATCCCTATGTCAACTGCTCCAGTTCTGAGTTCCCTCTTCCTCAGCAAGACTTCCCTGTGGAGCCCATCAGCCCTGATCTCAGCAACAGGACTCACCCAGAGACCTTGTTCGACCCTAAGGATGCCAACCtgacagaggagcagctgcGGGATAAGTACCTGGGACCACGACGGTCCAACTTCTTTGTCCCAGTCTGTGTCATTTACCTGCTGATCTTCTTGGTGGGGGCGGTGGGCAACACCCTCACCTGCATCGTCATCCTGCGGCACCGGTTCATGAGGACTCCCACCAACTACTACCTGTTCAGCCTGGCCGTGTCCgacctgctggtgctgctgctggggatgccACTGGAGCTGTACGACATGTGGAGCAACTACCCCTTCCTGCTGGGGGCCAGCGGCTGCTATTTCAAAACGCTGCTCTTTGAGGCCGTCTGCTTCGCCTCCATCCTCAACGTCACAGCCCTGAGCGTGGAGCGCTACATCGCTGTGGTGCACCCCCTCAAAGCCAAGTACGTGGTGACCAGGAACCACGCCAAGAGGGTCATTGTCACCATCTGGGTCTTGTCAGTCATCTGCTCCATCCCCAACACCagcctccatgggctgcagcctCTCTACGTGCCGGGACGGGGGCGGGTGCCCGATTCAGAGATCTGCACCCTGGTGAAACCACGCTTGACCTACAATCTCATCATCCAGGTCACCACCATCATCTTCTTCTTCCTGCCCATGGGGACCATCAGTATCCTCTACCTTCTTATTGGCCTGCAgctcaagaaagaaaagatgctgGAAGCCTTAGGAGCCAAGAGTGGCAGCAGCCACAACTGCCACAACACCCAGGGGCAGAAGAAAGTCAAGAGGAGGCAGGTCACAAAGATGCTGT TCGTGCTGGTGGTGGTGTTTGGGATCTGCTGGGCTCCCTTCCACACCGACCGCCTCGTCTGGAGCTTTGTCTCCACCTGGACCAGCAGCATGCTCCACATGTTCCAGTACGTCCACATCATCTCCGGCGTCTTCTTCTACCTGAGCTCGGCCGCCAACCCCATCCTGTACAACCTGCTGTCCACGCGGTTCCGGGAGGCGTTCCGGGAGGCGCTGTGCCGGCCGGGGCGCGGCTCGCCCTGGGCTCGCCGCTCCTCGCGCAGCGTCACCCGCAGCGCCTCCCGCAGCACCGAGTGCGAGCCCGCGCCCTCCTGCGCCCTGCCCCTCGCCGCCCGCGACTGCGAGCTGGGCGACGAGCACGGGGGCCAGGCCGTGTCCCTCTGCTGA